The proteins below come from a single Halostagnicola larsenii XH-48 genomic window:
- the cobA gene encoding uroporphyrinogen-III C-methyltransferase produces MDDAPSSEGTATGTVSLVGSGPGDPELLTVKAKRLLEDADIVLHDKLPGPKIIETLPEDRREDVGKRAGGERTPQSEINERLVELAREGKDVVRLKGGDSFVFGRGGEEAEYLAAHEVPFEVVPGVTSAIAAPAVAGVPVTHRDHASSVSFVTGHEDPTKDDSAVDWAALAATGGTIVVLMGVGRLPDYTTALLEAGMAPETPVALIERGTWPGQQVATGTLETIVDTRDGEGISPPAVTVIGDVASTREAVVEFVQNDYETPAENATEE; encoded by the coding sequence TTGGACGACGCACCGAGTTCGGAAGGAACGGCCACCGGAACCGTCTCGCTGGTCGGCAGCGGCCCCGGCGATCCCGAACTGCTGACGGTCAAAGCCAAACGGCTCCTCGAGGACGCCGACATCGTCCTCCACGACAAGCTTCCGGGACCGAAGATTATCGAGACGCTTCCCGAGGATCGTCGCGAGGACGTCGGCAAGCGCGCGGGCGGCGAGCGAACGCCACAGTCGGAGATCAACGAACGGCTCGTCGAACTCGCCCGCGAGGGAAAGGACGTGGTTCGACTCAAGGGCGGCGACTCGTTCGTGTTCGGCCGTGGCGGCGAAGAAGCCGAGTACCTCGCCGCCCACGAGGTTCCGTTCGAGGTCGTCCCCGGCGTCACCTCGGCGATCGCCGCGCCTGCTGTGGCGGGGGTCCCCGTCACCCACCGCGATCACGCCTCCTCCGTGAGCTTCGTGACGGGTCACGAAGACCCCACGAAAGACGATTCGGCGGTCGACTGGGCCGCGCTGGCCGCGACGGGCGGTACCATCGTCGTCCTGATGGGCGTCGGTCGACTCCCGGACTACACGACGGCGCTGCTCGAGGCAGGCATGGCTCCCGAGACGCCCGTCGCGCTGATCGAGCGCGGCACCTGGCCGGGCCAGCAGGTCGCGACCGGAACCCTCGAGACCATCGTCGACACTCGCGACGGGGAAGGGATCTCCCCACCCGCGGTAACGGTGATCGGCGACGTGGCCTCGACGCGCGAGGCCGTCGTCGAGTTCGTCCAAAACGACTACGAGACGCCGGCCGAGAACGCCACGGAGGAGTGA
- a CDS encoding thiamine pyrophosphate-binding protein, giving the protein MTEEYTGADLFADALESYGVSHVFGNPGTTELPVLNALAESDLEYVLGLHEDIAVGMASGYASTRRYHADGDPSINPAGVVNLHIAPGLAHGLGNLYAAKMAGTPLVVTAGNHERDFRHEEPILSGDLLELTQQFCKWSEEVLDVNALPTMIRRAFRVALTPPTGPVFLGLPLDVMHAETSPEAIEPLGPIPTAGGGDPDQIEHAAALFADADDPVLIVGDHVARAGEHAVEAAVDLAEAAGARVHGEIQASEVNFPTDHDQWISFVPPDEGAASMLLETDTIVLAGVSTNTTLLAHDEPLIDADTTCIHLSDAPWEVGKNQRADAAILGDPGAVMAELAERVADRLSDDERETRLEHVRAVRESMDGLIQAMGVDEKPDGETRAGKHELVDALEAVAPDAFIVDEGITSKYPLLTRFSLSPQQLISNKGGGLGYGLPASVGAALAESMREEPRDVIGYIGDGSYLYYPNSIYTASRYDLDLTVVVADNRNYRILKDNMQKLYGGTDEDFEYVGMDFEPAVDLVGNAASHGARGQLVETPDEIEPAIERAIERDGPDVLDVLVHD; this is encoded by the coding sequence ATGACAGAAGAATACACGGGCGCAGATCTGTTCGCCGACGCCCTCGAGTCCTACGGCGTCTCGCACGTCTTCGGGAACCCCGGAACGACCGAACTGCCGGTGTTGAACGCACTCGCCGAAAGCGATCTCGAGTACGTACTCGGTCTCCACGAAGACATCGCAGTGGGGATGGCTTCAGGCTACGCGAGCACGCGACGCTACCACGCAGACGGCGATCCGTCGATCAACCCCGCGGGCGTCGTAAACCTCCACATCGCCCCCGGACTCGCACACGGACTGGGGAACCTCTACGCCGCGAAGATGGCGGGAACGCCGCTCGTGGTCACGGCGGGAAACCACGAACGGGATTTTCGCCACGAGGAGCCGATCCTCTCTGGAGACCTACTCGAGTTGACCCAGCAGTTCTGCAAGTGGTCCGAGGAAGTTCTCGACGTAAACGCGCTCCCGACCATGATTCGCCGGGCGTTTCGCGTCGCGCTGACGCCCCCGACCGGTCCCGTCTTTCTCGGGCTTCCACTGGACGTCATGCATGCAGAAACCAGCCCGGAGGCGATCGAACCACTCGGGCCGATACCGACCGCAGGCGGCGGCGATCCCGACCAGATCGAGCACGCAGCGGCTCTGTTCGCGGATGCGGACGACCCCGTGTTGATCGTCGGCGACCACGTCGCTCGAGCGGGCGAGCACGCCGTCGAGGCGGCCGTCGACCTCGCGGAGGCGGCGGGCGCGCGAGTCCACGGCGAGATCCAGGCCAGCGAGGTCAACTTCCCGACCGATCACGACCAGTGGATCTCGTTCGTTCCGCCCGACGAAGGGGCCGCGTCGATGCTACTGGAGACGGATACGATCGTCCTCGCCGGGGTATCGACGAACACGACGCTGCTGGCTCACGACGAACCGCTGATCGACGCCGACACGACCTGTATCCACCTGAGCGACGCCCCTTGGGAAGTCGGGAAGAACCAGCGCGCCGACGCGGCCATACTCGGCGATCCCGGGGCCGTCATGGCCGAACTGGCGGAGCGCGTTGCCGATCGGCTTTCCGATGACGAACGCGAAACGCGCCTCGAGCACGTCCGCGCGGTACGCGAATCGATGGACGGACTCATTCAAGCGATGGGTGTCGACGAGAAGCCTGACGGCGAAACCAGGGCGGGAAAACACGAACTCGTCGACGCGCTCGAGGCGGTCGCGCCGGACGCGTTCATCGTCGACGAAGGAATCACGTCGAAGTACCCGCTTTTGACCCGATTCTCGCTCTCTCCGCAGCAGCTAATTTCGAACAAGGGTGGCGGACTGGGCTACGGACTCCCCGCGTCCGTCGGCGCGGCCTTGGCCGAGTCGATGCGCGAGGAACCGCGAGACGTAATCGGGTACATCGGGGACGGCTCGTACCTGTACTACCCGAACAGCATCTACACGGCGTCCCGATACGACCTCGATCTAACCGTCGTCGTCGCTGACAACCGCAACTACCGAATTCTCAAGGACAACATGCAGAAACTCTACGGCGGCACTGACGAGGACTTCGAGTACGTCGGCATGGACTTCGAACCTGCTGTCGACCTCGTCGGAAACGCAGCGAGCCACGGCGCACGTGGACAACTCGTAGAGACGCCCGACGAGATCGAACCGGCCATAGAGCGGGCTATAGAGCGCGACGGACCCGACGTACTGGACGTGCTCGTCCACGATTAG
- the hemL gene encoding glutamate-1-semialdehyde 2,1-aminomutase, with amino-acid sequence MNDEHSRALYDRALSVMPGGVNSTVRAAIEPYPFFVQKGDGGHVIDADGNRYVDWVLGLGPLLLGHDLPEQVRAEVQRTASEGPMYGAPTEIEVDHAEFVVRHVPSVEKIRFVNSGTEATTSAVRLARGHTGRNKIVVMQGGYHGAQETTLVEGDADNPRPSSAGIPQSFSEHTIPVPFNDEDAMREAFAKHGDDIAAVLTEPILCNYGIVYPEEGYHEFLREITDEHGSLLIFDEVITGFRVGGLGCAQSEFDITPDLTTFGKIIGGGFPVGAIGGKAEIMEGFTPAGDVFQAGTFSGHPVTMAAGLETLKFAAENDVYDHVNDLGDRLRRGLTDIVADQAPNYTVTGTDSMFKVIFTRDGPAPSSLEEQCPAGCRQDPTCPRYDYSPKNAADVKNAETDRWRRIFWGQMKEQGVFLSQNQFECQFVSYGHTDADVEETLEAYKQAL; translated from the coding sequence ATGAACGACGAGCACTCGCGTGCGCTCTACGACAGAGCGCTGTCGGTGATGCCCGGCGGCGTGAATTCGACAGTTCGTGCGGCGATCGAACCGTATCCGTTCTTCGTCCAGAAAGGCGACGGCGGTCACGTCATCGACGCGGACGGCAACCGCTACGTCGACTGGGTGCTGGGACTCGGCCCGCTCCTGCTCGGCCACGACCTCCCCGAACAGGTCCGCGCCGAAGTCCAGCGGACCGCGAGCGAGGGCCCGATGTACGGCGCGCCGACCGAAATCGAGGTCGACCACGCCGAGTTCGTCGTCCGACACGTCCCCAGCGTCGAGAAGATCAGGTTCGTCAACTCCGGCACGGAGGCGACGACCTCGGCGGTTCGACTGGCTCGAGGGCACACCGGCCGAAACAAGATCGTCGTCATGCAGGGCGGCTATCACGGGGCCCAGGAGACGACGCTGGTCGAAGGCGACGCGGATAATCCACGGCCGAGTTCCGCCGGGATTCCACAGTCGTTTTCCGAACACACGATCCCGGTGCCGTTCAACGACGAGGACGCCATGCGCGAGGCGTTCGCGAAACACGGCGACGACATCGCGGCCGTCCTCACCGAACCGATCCTCTGTAACTACGGCATCGTCTACCCCGAGGAGGGGTATCACGAGTTCCTGCGAGAGATCACCGACGAGCACGGTTCGCTTTTGATCTTCGACGAAGTGATCACCGGCTTCCGCGTCGGCGGGCTGGGCTGTGCCCAGAGCGAGTTCGACATTACGCCCGACCTGACGACGTTCGGGAAGATCATCGGCGGCGGCTTCCCGGTCGGCGCGATCGGCGGCAAAGCGGAGATCATGGAAGGGTTTACGCCCGCCGGCGACGTCTTCCAGGCCGGTACCTTCTCTGGGCATCCGGTGACGATGGCCGCCGGCCTCGAGACCCTGAAGTTCGCCGCGGAAAACGACGTCTACGACCACGTCAACGACCTCGGAGACCGACTCCGGAGAGGGCTGACCGACATCGTCGCCGACCAGGCACCGAATTACACCGTCACCGGCACCGACAGCATGTTCAAGGTGATCTTCACGCGGGACGGGCCGGCCCCGAGTTCGCTCGAGGAGCAGTGTCCCGCCGGCTGTCGGCAGGACCCGACCTGTCCGCGGTATGACTACTCACCGAAAAACGCCGCGGACGTGAAAAACGCCGAAACCGACCGCTGGCGGCGGATCTTCTGGGGACAAATGAAAGAACAGGGCGTCTTCCTCAGCCAGAACCAGTTCGAATGCCAGTTCGTCAGTTACGGCCACACCGACGCAGACGTCGAGGAAACGCTCGAGGCGTACAAACAAGCGCTCTAG
- a CDS encoding uroporphyrinogen-III synthase: MSTENPTVAVFRPDDDRIDAAVSLLEELGVDPAPDPMLAVEPTAAVPRTDAEYVVLTSKTGAELVAEAGWKPGDASVCAIGPATADALRNVGYDVDIVPDEYTSSGLVSRLADEVDGARVEVARSDHGSDVLLSGLEAAGAYCHETILYRLVRPDGGGTTADLAAEGDLDAACFTSSLTVEHFLEAARARGDGTAALEGLNGAVVGVIGEPTAETAADLGVDVDVVSSEATFETLARETVAELE; encoded by the coding sequence ATGTCGACAGAGAATCCGACGGTGGCCGTCTTCCGCCCCGACGACGACCGGATCGACGCCGCCGTTTCGTTGCTCGAGGAACTCGGCGTCGACCCCGCGCCGGATCCGATGCTCGCCGTCGAGCCGACCGCCGCCGTTCCGCGGACCGACGCCGAGTACGTCGTGTTGACGAGCAAGACCGGCGCTGAACTCGTCGCCGAGGCCGGCTGGAAACCGGGCGACGCGAGCGTCTGTGCGATCGGTCCGGCAACCGCCGACGCGCTCCGAAACGTCGGGTACGATGTGGATATCGTTCCCGACGAGTACACCTCGAGCGGGCTCGTCTCGCGGCTCGCAGACGAGGTCGACGGCGCGCGCGTCGAAGTCGCCCGCAGCGACCACGGAAGCGACGTGTTGCTCTCTGGTCTCGAGGCAGCCGGCGCGTACTGCCACGAAACGATCCTCTACCGGCTCGTTCGCCCCGACGGGGGCGGTACCACCGCCGATCTGGCAGCCGAAGGCGACCTCGACGCGGCCTGTTTCACCTCGTCGCTGACCGTCGAACACTTCCTCGAGGCCGCGCGGGCGCGAGGAGACGGTACCGCGGCGCTCGAGGGCTTAAACGGGGCCGTCGTCGGCGTCATCGGCGAGCCGACCGCAGAAACTGCAGCCGACCTCGGCGTCGACGTCGATGTCGTCTCGAGCGAAGCGACCTTCGAGACGTTAGCGAGAGAAACCGTCGCCGAACTCGAGTAA
- a CDS encoding group I truncated hemoglobin codes for MPERTLYERLGGEDAITAVVDEFYDRVMEDELVAGYFDGVDMQKQRAHQAQFISSVTGGPVDYSGGEMAAVHADMGISPSEFQAIATHLDDALRTFDVDEDEREAVLEEIASYQGAIVTAAD; via the coding sequence ATGCCCGAACGAACCCTCTACGAACGACTCGGTGGCGAAGACGCGATTACGGCCGTCGTTGACGAGTTCTACGACCGCGTCATGGAAGACGAACTGGTTGCGGGCTACTTCGACGGCGTCGACATGCAGAAACAGCGCGCACACCAGGCTCAGTTTATCAGTTCGGTCACCGGCGGCCCGGTCGACTATTCCGGCGGTGAGATGGCGGCGGTCCACGCGGACATGGGAATCTCCCCCTCGGAGTTTCAGGCGATTGCGACCCATCTCGACGATGCGCTTCGGACGTTCGATGTCGACGAGGACGAACGCGAGGCGGTCCTCGAGGAAATCGCGAGCTATCAGGGTGCGATCGTCACGGCCGCGGACTGA
- a CDS encoding PHP-associated domain-containing protein produces the protein MNSYLPFAVDFHVHSDDSYDGHEPVELILEHAADIGLDGVVITDHDEIEESLRAASLAPEYGLIGIPGVEVSTCHGHLLAIGVHERPDPGLPFMETVRRVRELGGIAIVPHPFQRSRHGVRKRYLRDADAIEVYNSMVFTGYRNRRARTFATRREYPLIGASDAHYLPNVGKAYTEILVEPEAAAETKADIDGDELVDAILAGHTQIRGKRTPIRKSSVQYAKGAVRKSTYMLTKRAPLIPTFPASMDRT, from the coding sequence ATGAACTCATACCTCCCATTTGCGGTTGATTTCCACGTCCACTCCGACGATTCCTACGACGGACACGAGCCGGTCGAACTCATCTTAGAACACGCCGCGGACATCGGCCTCGACGGCGTCGTGATCACGGACCACGACGAAATCGAGGAATCGCTGCGTGCAGCCTCTCTCGCTCCGGAGTACGGATTGATCGGGATCCCAGGCGTGGAAGTGTCGACCTGCCACGGTCATCTGCTGGCGATTGGCGTCCACGAACGCCCGGACCCCGGCTTACCGTTTATGGAAACCGTTCGGCGCGTTCGTGAGCTCGGTGGCATTGCGATCGTTCCCCACCCGTTCCAGCGCTCGCGCCACGGCGTCCGCAAACGCTATCTCAGGGACGCCGACGCGATCGAGGTGTACAACTCGATGGTCTTCACCGGGTACCGAAACCGGCGTGCGCGCACGTTTGCGACGCGGCGGGAGTACCCCCTGATCGGGGCGAGCGACGCACACTACCTCCCGAACGTCGGGAAAGCGTACACCGAAATCCTCGTCGAACCGGAGGCCGCTGCGGAGACGAAAGCCGATATCGACGGCGACGAACTCGTCGACGCGATCCTCGCAGGCCACACGCAGATCCGGGGAAAACGAACGCCGATCCGAAAGAGTTCGGTTCAGTACGCGAAAGGCGCCGTACGGAAGTCGACGTACATGCTCACCAAGCGAGCGCCGCTAATTCCGACTTTTCCGGCGTCGATGGACCGAACGTAA
- a CDS encoding DHHA1 domain-containing protein, protein MSGPVPELEDRARECASRLCEADEVLLASHIDADGLTSAAIAASALERANVPFETVFEKQLDERAIAAIAAREYETVLFTDFGSGQLDVIGEHEDAGAFTPVIADHHQPADRETEYHLNPLLFGINGASELSGAGASYVLARALAETAEHSGSSDGAVATDGGAEAESSGATESGHTAANGPPAGGTTFRSDNRDLAALAVVGAVGDMQASGGELHGANEGIVEEGVDAGVLETATDLAIYGKQTRPLPKLLEYATDVYIPGISNDSNGALRFLDGLDLELKRDGEWRRWSGLTGEEKQTVASALVQRAVSRGVPASKIDGLVGTSYVLSGEPVGTELRDASEFSTLLNATARYERADVGLGVCLGNREGALERARTLLRNHRKNLSKGIDLVTQEGVTTEEHIQWFDAGDRIRETIVGIVAGMAMGNDGIATDKPIFAFAEKTGSEGDDGEIKVSARGTHSLVRRGLDLSVVMSEAAGAVGGDGGGHDVAAGATVPAGKPSTFIERADEIVGEQLE, encoded by the coding sequence ATGTCAGGCCCCGTTCCCGAACTCGAAGACCGTGCCCGCGAGTGTGCTAGCCGTCTGTGCGAGGCCGACGAAGTGCTGCTGGCGTCCCACATCGACGCCGACGGCCTCACCAGCGCGGCGATAGCCGCGAGCGCGCTCGAGCGCGCGAACGTTCCCTTCGAGACGGTATTCGAGAAACAACTCGACGAGCGAGCGATCGCCGCCATTGCCGCGAGGGAGTACGAGACGGTCCTGTTCACGGACTTCGGAAGCGGTCAACTCGACGTGATCGGCGAGCACGAGGACGCGGGCGCGTTCACGCCCGTCATCGCCGACCACCACCAGCCCGCAGACAGAGAGACCGAGTACCACCTCAACCCGCTCCTGTTCGGGATCAACGGCGCGTCGGAGCTCTCGGGTGCGGGAGCGAGTTACGTTCTCGCGCGGGCGCTCGCGGAAACGGCCGAGCACAGCGGATCGTCGGACGGAGCGGTGGCGACCGACGGCGGAGCCGAGGCCGAATCCAGCGGGGCCACCGAAAGCGGCCACACCGCGGCGAACGGGCCGCCGGCCGGCGGGACGACGTTCAGGTCGGACAACCGCGACCTCGCCGCGCTCGCCGTCGTCGGGGCCGTCGGCGACATGCAAGCGTCTGGCGGCGAACTCCACGGCGCGAACGAGGGGATAGTCGAAGAGGGCGTCGACGCCGGCGTCCTCGAGACCGCGACCGATCTCGCGATCTACGGCAAGCAGACCCGGCCGCTGCCGAAGTTACTCGAGTACGCTACCGACGTCTACATTCCCGGTATTTCGAACGATTCGAACGGCGCGCTGCGATTTCTCGACGGTCTCGACCTCGAGTTGAAACGCGACGGCGAGTGGCGGCGGTGGTCGGGTCTGACCGGCGAGGAAAAACAGACGGTCGCGAGCGCGCTCGTCCAGCGGGCTGTCTCGAGGGGCGTTCCGGCGTCGAAAATCGACGGGCTCGTGGGCACTTCCTACGTGCTGAGCGGCGAACCGGTCGGGACGGAACTGCGAGATGCCAGCGAGTTCTCCACGCTCTTAAACGCTACAGCGCGATACGAAAGAGCCGACGTCGGCCTGGGGGTCTGTCTCGGAAACCGCGAGGGAGCGCTCGAGCGCGCCCGGACGCTACTGAGAAATCACCGGAAAAACCTCTCGAAGGGGATCGACTTGGTCACACAGGAGGGCGTGACGACTGAAGAACACATCCAATGGTTCGACGCGGGCGACCGGATTCGAGAAACCATCGTGGGCATCGTCGCGGGAATGGCGATGGGCAACGACGGCATCGCCACCGACAAGCCGATCTTCGCGTTCGCCGAAAAAACGGGGAGCGAAGGCGACGACGGCGAAATCAAGGTTTCCGCTCGAGGGACCCACAGCCTCGTCAGAAGGGGACTCGACCTCTCGGTCGTGATGAGCGAAGCGGCAGGAGCCGTGGGCGGCGACGGCGGAGGTCACGATGTCGCCGCGGGGGCGACGGTTCCCGCCGGAAAACCGTCGACGTTCATCGAGCGCGCCGACGAGATCGTGGGCGAGCAACTCGAGTGA
- a CDS encoding ammonium transporter, which produces MEAAPLQADPEVVAEGINLVWVLMATFLIFFMHAGFAMLEAGQVRSKNVANQLTKNLLTWSVGVTVFFLIGAGVESMAGGEGFAFAFDTADPNAWVDWLFGAVFAMTAATIVSGAVAGRAKLRAYVAYTFLLAAVIYPVVSGISWFDGGLLIEGAVGSAVGAPFDDFAGGTVVHAMGGIAGLTAAWILGPRIGRFNDDGSANVIPGHSMTFAVLGTLVLAFGWYGFNVGTAADVLVVNEEGILELGDFAYVGRVAMATTIAMGSGAIGAALVAWAKTGKVDTLYVANGLLAGLVGITAIPHAATWWGAFLVGGLAGAQLPIVFSFVENYLKIDDVCAVFPVHGSAGVLGTLMLPVVAAPEYVAGLEYGRVEMFFGQLAGVVVIAVWTVLTTAIIWGAIKAVGQARVTPEHERDGLDVSEHGVDTYPEFGKPDVDVATDGGRRQIRTDGGERFDESRSSSELRSDGGAPNDGEIKMVTAIVRPDRLGAVKKALAEAGAPSLTVTNVSGRGSQPAKKGQWRGEEYTVDLHQKVKIECVVADVPAEDVVDAIREGANTGEPGDGKIFVLPVESATQVRTGETGTDAV; this is translated from the coding sequence ATCGAAGCCGCACCACTGCAAGCTGATCCGGAAGTCGTCGCCGAGGGGATCAACCTCGTGTGGGTGTTGATGGCTACCTTCCTGATCTTCTTCATGCACGCCGGTTTCGCCATGCTCGAGGCGGGACAGGTACGCTCGAAGAACGTCGCGAACCAGCTGACGAAGAACCTGCTGACCTGGAGCGTCGGCGTGACGGTGTTTTTCCTCATCGGTGCGGGCGTCGAGTCGATGGCCGGCGGCGAGGGATTCGCCTTCGCGTTCGATACCGCCGATCCCAACGCGTGGGTTGACTGGCTGTTCGGTGCCGTGTTCGCGATGACTGCCGCGACCATCGTGTCGGGAGCCGTCGCGGGTCGCGCGAAACTCCGCGCGTACGTCGCGTACACTTTCCTGCTGGCCGCGGTCATCTACCCGGTCGTTTCGGGCATCTCCTGGTTCGACGGGGGGTTGCTCATCGAGGGAGCCGTCGGTTCGGCCGTCGGCGCGCCCTTCGATGACTTCGCGGGCGGCACGGTCGTCCACGCGATGGGCGGCATCGCCGGACTGACCGCGGCGTGGATCCTCGGACCCCGCATCGGTCGGTTCAACGACGACGGCTCGGCGAACGTCATCCCCGGTCACTCGATGACCTTCGCGGTGCTGGGGACGCTCGTCCTCGCGTTCGGCTGGTACGGCTTCAACGTCGGAACCGCCGCCGACGTGCTCGTCGTAAACGAGGAGGGAATCCTCGAGCTCGGTGACTTCGCCTACGTCGGTCGCGTCGCCATGGCGACGACGATCGCGATGGGCAGCGGTGCGATCGGCGCTGCGCTCGTCGCCTGGGCCAAAACCGGAAAAGTCGACACGCTGTACGTCGCGAACGGCCTGCTCGCCGGGCTCGTCGGTATCACTGCGATTCCCCACGCAGCCACCTGGTGGGGCGCGTTCCTCGTCGGTGGCCTCGCCGGCGCCCAGCTCCCTATCGTCTTCAGTTTCGTCGAAAACTACCTGAAGATCGACGACGTCTGTGCGGTCTTCCCGGTCCACGGCTCGGCGGGTGTCCTCGGAACGCTCATGCTTCCGGTCGTCGCTGCGCCGGAGTACGTAGCGGGTCTCGAGTACGGTCGGGTCGAAATGTTCTTCGGCCAGCTCGCTGGCGTCGTCGTCATCGCCGTCTGGACGGTTCTGACCACCGCGATCATCTGGGGGGCGATCAAGGCGGTCGGTCAGGCACGCGTCACGCCCGAACACGAGCGCGACGGCCTCGACGTCTCCGAACACGGCGTCGACACCTACCCCGAGTTCGGCAAGCCGGACGTCGACGTCGCGACCGACGGCGGACGCCGCCAGATCCGCACCGACGGCGGTGAGCGATTCGATGAATCGCGATCCTCGTCGGAACTCCGTTCCGACGGCGGGGCTCCGAACGACGGCGAAATCAAGATGGTCACCGCGATCGTTCGACCCGACCGCCTCGGCGCGGTGAAGAAAGCGCTGGCGGAAGCCGGCGCCCCCTCTCTCACCGTCACGAACGTCTCCGGACGCGGCTCCCAGCCCGCCAAGAAGGGACAGTGGCGCGGCGAGGAGTACACGGTCGACCTCCACCAGAAGGTCAAAATCGAGTGCGTCGTCGCAGACGTCCCCGCAGAAGACGTCGTCGACGCGATTCGCGAGGGGGCCAACACCGGCGAACCCGGCGACGGCAAGATCTTCGTTCTCCCCGTCGAAAGCGCGACGCAGGTCCGGACCGGCGAGACCGGAACGGACGCGGTCTGA
- the hemC gene encoding hydroxymethylbilane synthase — protein sequence MRTRGRLRLATRGSALARRQAALVAEQLEDRGYEVELVTVETTGDQIRDELIHRLGKTGAFVRELDERVLEGDLDGAIHSMKDMPTEQPSELVTAAIPERGAPGDALVTPDGTSLEGLPDGATVGTSSLRRRAQLLSERPDLEIEPLRGNVDTRLEKLLAPALQEEHAERSEADKERKGDTGGYKPDYEEKDTDEDDDAADGRTVDEWFDDLSEIEKQALGREIETEYDAIVLAEAGLERSGLAHHVEYERLSRKTFVPAPGQGALAVTATDGETARKIQTAIDHPRSRVETTVERTLLAELGGGCIAPIGVYAVVQGEYVQARVSVFDRDGEESVLANRDLPVETHATAAAEFARDLEDRGAARLIAEAEDDDADADESDAKVDDIRPDREDQPEGK from the coding sequence ATGAGAACACGCGGGAGATTACGGCTGGCGACACGGGGGTCCGCGCTCGCTCGGCGGCAGGCGGCCCTCGTCGCGGAGCAACTCGAGGACCGCGGCTACGAGGTCGAGCTCGTCACCGTCGAGACGACGGGCGATCAGATTCGAGACGAGTTGATCCATCGGTTGGGAAAGACCGGGGCGTTCGTCCGCGAACTCGACGAGCGAGTGCTCGAGGGCGACCTCGACGGCGCGATCCACTCGATGAAAGACATGCCCACCGAGCAACCCTCGGAACTGGTTACGGCAGCGATTCCGGAGCGAGGAGCGCCGGGTGATGCCCTCGTGACGCCGGACGGAACGTCGCTCGAGGGGCTTCCCGACGGGGCCACCGTCGGCACCTCGAGTCTCCGCCGGCGCGCGCAACTCCTCTCGGAACGACCGGATCTCGAAATCGAGCCGCTTCGCGGAAACGTCGACACCCGACTCGAGAAACTCCTCGCGCCCGCGCTACAGGAAGAACACGCAGAGCGGAGCGAGGCCGACAAGGAGCGGAAGGGCGACACCGGCGGCTACAAGCCGGATTACGAGGAGAAGGATACCGACGAAGACGACGACGCAGCCGATGGCCGAACCGTCGACGAGTGGTTCGACGACCTCTCGGAGATCGAAAAGCAGGCGCTCGGCCGAGAAATTGAGACCGAGTACGACGCCATCGTACTCGCGGAAGCCGGCCTCGAGCGCAGCGGGCTGGCCCATCACGTCGAGTACGAACGACTCTCGAGGAAGACGTTCGTCCCCGCGCCAGGACAGGGTGCGCTCGCGGTAACTGCGACCGACGGCGAGACGGCCAGGAAGATCCAGACGGCGATCGATCACCCGCGGAGTCGCGTCGAGACGACCGTCGAACGGACGCTCCTCGCAGAACTGGGTGGCGGCTGTATCGCGCCGATCGGCGTGTACGCGGTTGTACAGGGCGAGTACGTACAGGCCAGAGTCTCCGTCTTCGACCGCGACGGCGAGGAATCCGTGCTCGCGAACCGAGATCTTCCCGTCGAGACACACGCTACTGCCGCCGCCGAGTTCGCACGGGACCTCGAAGACCGCGGCGCGGCGAGATTGATCGCGGAGGCGGAAGACGACGATGCCGATGCGGACGAGAGCGACGCCAAAGTCGACGATATCCGTCCGGATCGAGAGGACCAACCGGAGGGGAAGTGA